The genomic DNA tctgatgtcctgagcgctctggagcaggtttttcatcaaggatctctctgtactttgctccattcatctttccttctatcctgactagtctcccagtccctgccgctgaaaaaacattcccacagcataatgctgccaccaccatgcttcactgttaggatggtgccagttttcctccagatgtgacgattgctgggcggccagctctagaaagagttttggtggttccaaacgtcttccatttaagaatgatggaggccactgtgttcttcaggaccttcaatgctgctgaagtcttttggtacccttccccagatctgtgcctcgacacaatcctgtctcggagctctacggacaattccttcgacctcatggcttggtttttgctctgacatgcactgtcaactgtgggaccttaggtgtgtgcctttccaaatcatgtccaatcaatttaatttaccacagatggactccaagttgtagaaacatctcaaagatgatcaatggaaacaggatgcacctgagctcaatttcgagtctcatagcaaatgtctgaatacctatgtaaatagggtatttctgtttttttatttaataaatttgaaaaaatgtctaaacctgttttcgctttgtcattatgagggtattgtgtgtagattgaggaaaaacttatttaatcaattttagaacaaggctgtaatgtaacaaaatttggaaaaagtcaaggggtctgaatactttccgaatgcactgtaccactTACATAAGACAAGCCTTAGTTTGACGCAATTATTTATAAAGATGAAAAAATAGTAAACTTAGTTTCAATATAAACTGCTGTACAGAACAGGCAAAGTGGACAAACAGTAAAACAAAGAATGAGTCTTATGCATTATGTCAAACATGCTGATGTCAATATTCAGTAGTCGTCAACCAGGTCAGATGTTAGTAGTACTACAGTAGCGGTCTCCAGTGGTCAAGATTTAGGGCTCCATTCAATCCGCATCACAGAACCTCAGCTTTACGGCATGATTGAAACAAAGGGAATGAACCTGCTTTTGcagactgcattcacagtaaaaGCTGCATGTGTtggctcaattggaaattacctttTTAATTTATAATCGCGGAGTCTGTAACGATTCAACTTTACAGATTGAATAAAGCCTTTAATGTGATCAACACAAGTTACTCTCGGATATCCTTAGCTGGTCTCGCTACAGAGTACAGGTTCCCAAATATTCTGTCAGTACAAACCAATACAAGGTAAAAACACATCGCCCATGGAAGAAGAGAGGCCATGGATATCTCAGGATTCACACATTGAGTCAATGTACAGAAATTGGAGTGGGGTTGTGTGCTGCTGGGTCTGAGGGGTGAGGTCTGGTTGAGGAGTGGGGTTGTGTGCTGCTGGAGGTCTGAGGGGTGTGGTCTGGTTGAGGAGTGGGGTCTGGTTGAGGAGTGGGGTTGTGTGCTGCTGAAGGTCTGAGGGGTGTGGTCTGGTTGAGGGGTGTGGTCTGGTTGAGGAGTGGGGTCTGGTTGAGGAGTGGGGTTGTGTGCTGCTGGAGGGGTGAGGTCTGGTTGAGGAGTGGGGTTGTGTGCTGCTGGGTCTGAGGGGTGAGGTCTGGTTGAGGAGTGGGGTTGTGTGCTGCTGGGTCTGAGGGGTGAGGTCTGGTTGAGGAGTGGGGTTGTGTGCTACTGGGTCTGAGGGGTGAGGTCCGGTTGAGGAGTGGGGTTGTGTGCTGCTGGGTCTGAGGGGTGAGGTCTGGTTAAGGAGTGGGGTTGTGTGCTGCTGGGTCTGAGGGGTGAGGTCTGGTTGAGGAGTGGGGTTGTATCCTGCTGGAGGTCTGAGGGGTGAGGTCTGGTTGAGGAGTGGGGTTGTGTGCTGCTGGGTCTGAGGGGTGAGGTCTGGTTGAGGAGTGGGGTTGTGTGCTGCTGGGTCTGAGGGGTGAGGTCTGGTTGAGGAGTGGGGTTGTGTGCTGCTGGAGGTCTGAGGGGTGAGGTCTGGTTGAGGAGTGGGGTTGTGTGCTGCTGGAGGTCTGAGGGGTGAGGTCTGGTTGAGGACTGGGGTTGTGTGCTGCTGGAGGTCTGAGGGGTGAGGTCTGGTTGAGGACTGGGGTTGTGTGCTGCTGGAGGTCTGAGGGGTGAGGTCTGGTTGAGGACTGGGGTTGTGTGCTGCTGGAGGTCTGAGGGGTGAGGTCTGGTTGAGGAGGCGAGCAGGGCGTTCAGCTGGTCAACAGTCAGTTGGTCATTAGTTGGTGAGTGTGCTGGAGGCCCGGAAGTAGGAGAGGAACTTGAAGCAGAGACTGACCACAAAGTACCAGATGTTCCTGGCCATCTGAGAGCGGGCGATGAACACCCTCCAGATGAAGACCAGCAGTAGAGTGTTGAATGTGTAGCGGATGTTCCtcagcctgagggagagagatggaagtacACACTGTCATTTACATCCTTCTTCAAAATAAGACAGGAACAAACACAGTCAGCCCTGTAAGTAGTCTACTCACTTCCTGAGGTGTTGCCTGGCTACAGGGATGTCGGACATGTCTTCATTCAGAACGTACTTCTTGGTGCCGATGCAGTAGTTCTCTATGTACTCCGGCCAGTTCAGCTGACGCACGTCAAAGTTGAAtgtctgggagagagagttaggatGTTGATGTGCAGTAAGATATGGCTATTATGGTCACATTCAGGCAATTATGAAAACCTTTGCGATATCTATAATTTTACTTTCTGAAATTGAATGATGTATTAGTGACCTGTTGTCTTGAAATCAATAAAGCGGTTTGTTTGAGCTGAAATGATGGCTTGGTGGCATTACTAGGTGAAAAACATACCACCGACTATATACATCAACATGCGGAGATACAGTGTGTGCATAGAGGATGGATGCTGAGTCTACTGTACCTTCCTGTCCTCAGGGCTGAGGTGGCTCATCAGCATGTTCATGTTCTCTGAGTTCCACTCCCAGTCCTGTCTGCTGAAGTACTCCAGCAGGCCGATGGCCTTGTGCAGCCGGTTGAAGATACGCAtcatcctacacagagagagaggaatggaggatcTCAGTCCAAATGTTCTGCATGTATATAACACAATTGTAATGTTCGTTTCACTGAAGATCACTTGTATGCAGCAAACACTGATTTCTTATTTCTTTATGATTACATCACAATGTGTTGATTGGGTTGAAAACAATGTAGGTAGTTCAATTTTCATAGACTGAACAATCAGGACATTAGTAATCTTACTGGGGTTTCTGTCCAGACAGTCTCAGGTAGAGGTCGTAGATGAGGGCAGGGAACTTGTGGCTGACCAGGATCCAATACTGGTTCATCAGGTAGTTGGAGGTGATGTTGGCGTTGGGCCTTCTGAAAGCCTGCTCCAGAGGGTTCCTCTTGAAGCTGGACATCACATGGTGCTCTGAGAGAGAATACAAAGGAGTTAAAAATGTGAAGGAATCTGTGGCTTGGAGCTGACATCCCTATCTTACAGCTCTATTCTCTTGTGGCATTTTAAGGGAGTGTAACGTTATGGAAGTGCCTTTCACATCTTCCTTAGCCACTATATTAGAGAATTGGAATGTATCCAGGGGTGTGGTTTTCTGTTGCACTAATGACCTCATTCACAGAAGCTGCACACCTCCCCCACCTGGCTGCAATCAAGGCTGCTCAGACCAAGGTAAAACTGCTGGGGGAACTGCGAGTGAAAGAACCAGTGGGTGATACTGGTGTGAATTTGTTCCTGTGTGCTTTCTTTTGAAGACTTGTGACCCACCAGCCTCTATAAAGAAGTGAACAGCCTTACGAGGTTAGTTCCTCCTGTGTAGGGGAAGACTATCTGGGGTAAGCCCGAGGGTAGCTCTCTCCTGTTGAGCTGTAGTTTTGTCATTTTGAGGCTTTCCCATTTAATTTATTCCCTCTGTTTTAGTTATTTTGTTTTCAAGTTGATCTCATCACTTTTGAGACATCTCCACAAGATGAGAGCCAAGTGGAGGAAGAAGGGTATGCGCAGGCTGACGTGTTAAAGGTGGAAAATGAGGCAGAGGATTTAAGTAGACTGGGCCCATCCCCTACAGCTGTGATACCCCTCCAAGACCACTCTGGTGATTGAAGCCTGTGGTCCATGATGTGCCAAGAGATGAACCACGGTTGTCTGAAGCCAACCTCATTGCATTGGAGTAAAGGACAGATCCCGGATACCCAGCCCTCTACTATGCTAATGGAGGCTGGCCAGCGACGACTACTGAAGAATGGCGGAAGATTTGAGAAATTATCTCCTGTCATTGAACTCTGGACTTTTACTACTTGCCCAGCATTTGATTTGTTGTAAAGACATTTATACATCTTCggtttattaactacaaaataaAGAACCATTTTTATTGGTTAAACCCTTGGCTATCATATGTTGTAGTACTGCCCCTTCACCTTCAATTGTACCCAGACTGGTCTCCCAGACTAGATGTAACAAAGTAAATGTCCGGGACAGTCTTTAGTACATGTTACATTCACATTAGTTATTTTTGCCTTACGTAGACTAACATCTAGAAACCCAAATGTGTGTTTTAATCTCCTCACAgacaattttagctaattagcaactacttTTGCAACTACAATACTTAGCATGTTGGCTAACCTTAACCCCCCCCCCTGCTTAGTTAGCATTAGTcttctagctaatgttagccacaaccAATTGGAATGTAATAGATCccctacagtaactgtagtcagCTGTGGTATTTGGATGCAGTAATAGCCTGACTGCTCTCTTTTTTTCATAAGGGATGTTTTGCAAATTCTTAACATGCTGTAAGAATTGCAATTCCTGAAATgagacatccacaaattaatacatttcatagtaaatggagtgtcttggatttacatacaaaatgctctgagaccatgtGCCACACTACATATGACCCTTAGAATCAAAGCCACATCCCTGATGTTGCAAGCACCGTGCTCCAGCACATTTCTGTGGATGATCAACGCTCTATCATTAGTTCTAAGATATTAACTCTTAAGTAGAACAATATTTTGGGAAgggatcaaatatttttgacCAGGATTCAATCTGATTGCGATTTGTTGGCTATGTGCCATTTAAAGGGAGAACATGCTGTGTTTACCGTGAATGTGGGAACACTGCCTTTACAAGGTACATAGCTGACAAAGGGTGATGTTATTGAATCCCGGCCACAGTGAATATTCTCCAACCGCACTAACAAGAGTTGAAAGATGGTTTTGGTGTTGAGGGTGAGTGTTCCCTGCTAGGGAAAGgtaacacaaatatacatttttttaaaaagggCATTAGCAAGATTAGAACCTGTAACCTTCTGGTCCCTATCCATGTGCCTAGTCCACTGCGCTAGTAGTTAAAAATGTTTGGTAAGGAAAACAAAAGTCACAACCAGGATTCGAACTGCCAACCTCTTGGGTCAAAATCCATGTTGATCGCCCTCCATCCACCTCCAACCTACCTCCCTGAaagcatttattttatttgactctCATCTGTAAACTCCACCCACTGACTTGGTAGTCTAAGCTCTGCCCACTGAGTTTTCATCCAACCAATCACATTTGTTCTGCCCTAGAAAGTGGAGCTTCCCTCAGAACAAGATTGAGGCCGGGGATCAATTCATGGTGATGTTAAATGGTACATTGTCGGGTGTCTAGTGCGCTGTTCTATAACAAGCcttggattgaatcccagcctgAATGAGGAAAACTCCTGAGCACTATTCCATGGCTCTTTCTCAATTCCAGGGCTCCTTCATCGATTCCTTGGGAGATTCTCATTTGCACAAAAGTCCGGCCTCTCCTCgatgcctccatcatcctctccTTAGTGATAAGTGGTCAAGTGGTCATGGAGAGTGTCAATTCATTTGTAAGCTATCAGAGGAGTGTCATCCAGTCCTCGATAGCCTCCTCTCGCCGAGGGTGTTTTAAAATTTGCCACATcccctttgaatcagctgttgttTTCTCAAAGGAGAAAATACTCTACTTATccttttatctataaaatgtaCTGCAGAAGTAGCTAGATTCGTTTTTATCACTTTGTATTTTGTGATTCCTCTGTAAACGTCATTTGTCTGATGTCGAGCGAGTGAATGACCGTCTCATTTCTTGCAAGCGCATTTCCCTCCACGTTCCCTCTCCTTACCGCCACTCCTCAATTATATTGACCTTTTTCAAACGGGGTGAGAAGAGGACAGTGGAGAAAAGGTTACCAAAACCAATTAAGATACCAGAATTTTGATAACATATCCATCCAGCAAACCTCCAACTTCCCTAAGCAGCCCCATGGGCCCCCTAGACCCAGTTTGATTAGCTAGATTTTTAGCTCTTATGTGGTCCTGTAGATTAGTGCCCGCTATCCCAGATTTATAACAGCGAGGCAGAGTGATGAGCCCTAATCCCTCTGTCAGCCATCTGGTGGCAATTTCCCAGAGTGAAGGAGCAGATTCACTAATCTGATAGAATAGGGACCCTGGCTGTCGCCCGCTACCGCGCTAATCTGAGCCTGACTGATACCCGCATGCATCCTTTTCATCTCAGTGGTTCAATGGGATGTACTGTAGATGATGGGCCGGGAGGtgagctgccaccacaaccaaaATGCTGGTGGGTTGATGATTTCATGATGACACTTTGCCTCTACTTGTTATTGTTTGGGCAACTGTGCTTTACTGCTGATGGGATTTGTCATTTGGGCAGATCCAGAGTGGTGAGGTCAAACAGATGCACACAAAGTGGGGGTTCAGATGTAATGTTCTACTAGCtgccagaaggtggcagtagacCCTCGCCACTGTCAAATCCCCGGGCATTTAATTCTGACACAGATCATTTATCCCCCTGCTTAGGAGAACCAGGACTGACAGATAACCCACAGTTTCATATCCCCGGTGGGAATGTATGATGCATAGTTGCATAGTGACAACACCATCAAccaaatggatcactagccactttaataatgtttacatatctggcattactcatctcatgtatatactgtattttatagcatctattgcatcttagcctatgccacTCTGTCATTGCCAATCcacatatttatatgtatatattcttattccatacctttacttagatttgtgtgtattaggtagttgttgtggaattgttagattacatgttagatattgctgcactgttggaacgacactcgctacactcgcaataacatttgctaaccatgtgtatgtgaccaataaaattggatttgagttgATCAAGATTTCAACTACTGAAGTACACTGATTTATGACGACGGAAGCCACAGTGGTAGATGAACAAGCACTAATGATGTCactgtaacagacagacagacagacagacagacagacagacagacagacagacagacagacagacagacagacagacagacagacagacacctaccGATCTCTCCCCAGTGGAAAGGGTTGATGCCGCCTgttgtgcagttgtaaaccagcGCTGCTTTGGGTCTGCAAGGGAGCAGAGAGATGAGGTCAGATGGGTCAAGGGTTAAAGGGGAGGGTCCATTAGGACACATCTATAAAATGAGCCCACGAACACAAATCACATCAATTGAAAACACTGGGCTTCCTCATCAGTCAATGGTGTAGAGCTGGGGAGACGTGTTCGAACAAACTGGGCTAAGGTAGGTTTACAGGAGAACTTCCTGCAGGTCAATATGGGCGGTGTCTGTTTGTGTGGGTTAAACCATACAGTCATTGGTCAAACCATATTCCACCTGGGGGGAAAGTTAACCTGTGCACGGCCGTGTACCAGCCAGCGGCCAGGGTCAGGTTGATGACCACGTCCACGGGGATGAGGTCCGCCACCGCATCATTGTTGGCTCTCATGGTGCGCAGGATGCCCTTCCCCGCCTGATCAGACAGGACACAGGGTTACCACCACATCTCATCATCACCTGATCATCATTTAAACTAGTGGCATCAAAATGAGCAAACTTACTATATGAAAAATACAACGTAATAAGTATATGCTGGTACTTACAGCGATGAAGACTCCGCTTGGTCCATTGAAGTTGTCGATCCAGCCCTGAGACAGAAGAATAGGGAGGGAATAAGTTAGTGTAATGAGAGAttaggggctctattcaatccgtacgGAAAATTTCAATCCGTTatttaaatttaaaggcaatgttcccgcgttagACATATGTAGTCAAATGCTGCATATGTCTGTTCAATCGGAAAGTACTTAAAAATGTATATCTCGCAATCTGGAACGCTTCAGCGATGCAGACGGAATAGAGACATAGCTGAAAGAGAACTCTAAGTACCCCCTTTAAGctggaatccttagttgctacatctatttttggacctataaatgaatgatatatacccattgattcttgaagaatataccttataaatgcctcatgagcttagttcaactgtcgtaccccatcagaaccccaaatacaAGCTTGTTTTACTTTAATGTTtgtgaatgtaaacaaacactgtatagcctaaaaacatggttaaaactatacatttgatatcatggatggttagtccttgcatccatagctctgtttatgaatttgagagtggttacatttctccaggcccatccctcagctttttaccaaaacacagGCAGGGTGTCTGCTTTGTTACTGTTTCAATTAGGGATTCTAGCTTCAAGCACAGCTATAACATTGCTGCAACATCATCAAGTTACAGATAGCCTCCTAACAGCAACATCAATTAGATTGTTGTGCATCTGCTGAGTTAGCATTCCAGTGGTgtgctaagctagctagctagctattgtgAGTGAGACTGAGATAGGGAGAGTAACACAGTGTCCTCATCAATTAGCCCTCCGGTAATACATTGGTAATAGACTGGGCTTAtttgtgtgggtctgtctgtggcTTGTCCCTACAGGGTAAGGCTACATGATCTGTTGCAGACAGAcaatcagtcagacagataaGAGTCCTTATCACATCGTCTCAAAGTCAATTTTTGCACGTATACATCTTTGACCCCCATTGAGGGATTGCCTGTGACATTTTAACACTTAACGGAGTTCTGAGGACATGGAGATTGAAgttaatctcacacacacacacacacacacacacacacacacacacacacacacacacacacacacacacacacacacacacacacacacacacacacacacacacacacacacacacacacacacacacacacacacacacacacacacacaccctcctccctcGTCTCGTCGCTCCCACTGTCTTGAGCTGCCCGCGCAATAAACTGGTAATACGTGATCTTTTGGCTGTTTTGCCGCCAGGCCTGGTCCAACCCCACTTCCACACCCACTGGCTCTGGATCCTACACTGTTCAAACGTTACAGCCCCAGAAAAGTAAATACAGCCCTGAGGCTATGTAGTCGTTTTCTCTGAATATACTTAGTGCTGTTTAAAAGTGTATTATACTCTACTGAAAACTCTGAAAGTGTGCATTTTTTCGTCTTCTAGATCTTTGGTCTCTTTCTGTGTGAATTCATGGAGCCTCAGACGTTCAAATAATATTCCTGTAGGAAAATAAAGTAAGCATGTCACTTGAATTTGATTTGGGGGCAAGAACTTTGACGAATATTATAATCAGGAAAATGATGAAATGTTGAAACCACCCTCCCATTGCTCCTCCAAAATGTTAAGCAGCAATAaagtctagatgtattttttaaaCGCTTTAATATGTCCATCTGCCGCTACGCTAAGTGAGATTAAAATGCTTAACGCTGTGGAATCCTTACGCTAAGATGTTAGCCTACACTACAGCAGCCGGACAGATTAGAAAATAAAAAGCAGTTTACTCATGAAAGTAGCATCACCCTGCacatccagaagaggactggccccccCTCGGAAGCTGGTTCCTAGCTaactttcttcctaggttcctgcctttctaggggcAACTGCTGATGTCAAAAGgcctttataaaatacattatattgattgattgattgattgattgattgattactgCACCTACTGAACATTTG from Salmo salar chromosome ssa07, Ssal_v3.1, whole genome shotgun sequence includes the following:
- the si:dkey-97m3.1 gene encoding fatty acyl-CoA reductase 1 codes for the protein MGKTGEETGADGSMASIADYYAGKNVLITGATGFMGKVLVEKLLRSCPKVRTLYLLVRPKAGQSMQERVSDMMKCKVFDRVREDNPDFHQKIVPISSELTQPALAISPEDVERLTSCVNIIFHCAATIRFDEPLKHALQLNVIATQQLLNLAQQMHHLQAFIHISTAYANCNRRHIDEIIYPPPVEPKKLIDSLEWMEDSIVRDITPRLIGERPNTYTYTKALAECVVQKESSKLNIGIIRPSIVGASWQEPFPGWIDNFNGPSGVFIAAGKGILRTMRANNDAVADLIPVDVVINLTLAAGWYTAVHRPKAALVYNCTTGGINPFHWGEIEHHVMSSFKRNPLEQAFRRPNANITSNYLMNQYWILVSHKFPALIYDLYLRLSGQKPQMMRIFNRLHKAIGLLEYFSRQDWEWNSENMNMLMSHLSPEDRKTFNFDVRQLNWPEYIENYCIGTKKYVLNEDMSDIPVARQHLRKLRNIRYTFNTLLLVFIWRVFIARSQMARNIWYFVVSLCFKFLSYFRASSTLTN